One window of Papaver somniferum cultivar HN1 chromosome 9, ASM357369v1, whole genome shotgun sequence genomic DNA carries:
- the LOC113308314 gene encoding transcription factor DYT1-like: MKFAGCGSGRGRGKLDEHGIMEFKSKNLDAERRRRGKLNQRIKDLRAAVPIISNMTKAATLDDAITYINALKQQVDGLSDCLEQMDTTVLPRAVEEEETQVQVELDQDVEKCSIDEEVKVSYLEENKLCIKIICYSRRGIFTTLLELMTTLGFEIMDNNFSSFKGVCLTTLSVKGSKVEVTELEKLEEYLLQAVTSLNNNFKL, translated from the exons ATGAAGTTCGCAGGTTGCGGCAGCGGACGAGGTAGAGGAAAACTTGATGAACATGGGATCATGGAATTCAAGTCTAAAAACTTGGATgctgagagaagaagaagaggaaaacttAACCAAAGAATCAAGGATTTACGTGCGGCAGTTCCTATTATCAGTAAT ATGACTAAAGCGGCCACTCTTGACGATGCAATAACATACATTAACGCGTTAAAACAACAAGTAGACGGTCTCAGTGATTGTCTTGAACAAATGGATACTACAGTACTTCCTCGAGCAGTAGAAGAAGAGGAGACTCAGGTCCAAGTTGAACTggatcaagatgttgagaaatgCAGTATAGAT GAGGAAGTTAAGGTAAGCtatttagaagaaaataaattgTGCATCAAGATAATATGCTATTCAAGAAGAGGTATTTTCACCACATTACTGGAGCTAATGACGACTCTGGGGTTTGAAATTATGGACAACAATTTTAGCTCCTTCAAAGGTGTTTGTCTGACTACCTTATCTGTCAAG GGGAGCAAGGTGGAAGTGACTGAACTGGAGAAACTTGAAGAATATCTGCTACAAGCTGTTACAAGTTTGAACAACAACTTCAAACTCTAA
- the LOC113308312 gene encoding uncharacterized protein LOC113308312 isoform X1 — MEEEGHRNIQGPNPNRPCDTCGDARNASLLETCFICKVSKEHIYCMGFGRKMPERPEKWSCAACSKSEIMTSVQLPRKTSENLQTKLGSRLISAARSSRSSRDYIKEVQTGKVKYLDVADAVKLSSGEAAATARMGSQTGSSRNLNHITSRKYPASVSEASKRFSTSPLPSQHASPPGYFSFSVPTRGQPSTKHPQVIKSSLHSHAGKPKIRDSDAESETLKRFSTSTLPSQHTSPPGYFSFSVPTRGQPRITQPQVIKTSLHSHAGKPKIRDSDAETQHFPSNWSRPIESVAKDKHKVTELLRKNKPGTEVVKPPVKKHVLWEEEFHASPPPAKPVGSSKHVNSPSQEFVLREEEPFHVSLPPAKPVGSSKHVESPVGEFDLPEQESVHVSSPPAKEVECSKDGSSSKEYEMFEKGLPDHLSISATWKGSFEIMGTTLMDGSYEGLQAHPPRKVHVKAAKVFKEIPRLLQFKLHPRSDVCVENFNRLCPTKDDIALYFLPGDDERSTKNYHILSDFIVSRDLTMRSCLNDVELLIFTSKKLPADCQKINSKFYLCGVFRSVKKHRPSPEPSAKSLPNNYDSDVDQPKHRPSSKPSEMRQHKGKNYSQCNNYDSDADRVKHHPSSKASEKRQQEDKDYSPCNNYDSNADRVKHHPSTKPSEKCQHRDKDYSPCNNNDFDADREKHHPSTKPSEKSRLKDKNHDTDVDILSIIRRDSMGTDMDIDMVGGKDVGKTDEVVLKSNCVEKRVQFDVESTKKVCSNVINASKRSDNSAKQPISTIKKEQPQCDAPPGFASSATADAAILEPPGFSRPTTADAAILKPPPGFSRPATADAAILEPPPGFSRPATADAAILEPPPGFSRPTTADAAVLEPPPGFSRPTTADAAMSETPPAFSRQAIQAALLEPPFGFTKPANDLSSLKRKRISLDASTSDYFQVSPVQRQKHIQVSDSQEFYSQNHQQVIDHCLETQSASIDHKPAAEKEKSSECKIDGSPSRINGILNKVPKKEDDCSDSLMLTLRFDDEVGGWQAH; from the exons atggAAGAAGAGGGTCACAGGAATATCCAAGGACCAAACCCG AATCGACCATGTGATACTTGTGGGGATGCTCGCAATGCAAGCCTTCTAGAAACTTGTTTCATTTGCAAGGTTTCTAAAGAGCATAT CTATTGCATGGGCTTTGGAAGGAAGATGCCTGAACGTCCAGAAAAATGGTCTTGTGCAGCATGTTCTAAGAGTGAAATCATGACCAGTGTGCAACTTCCGCGTAAAACATCTGAAAATCTTCAAACGAAGTTAGGTTCACGTCTCATTTCTGCTGCACGTTCATCGCGTTCATCaagagattatataaaggaggtTCAGACAGGAAAGGTAAAATACCTTGATGTTGCAGATGCCGTTAAGCTATCAAGCGGAGAGGCAGCTGCTACGGCCAGGATGGGCTCACAGACTGGTTCTTCTAGAAACCTGAATCATATAACCTCAAGAAAATATCCTGCTTCTGTGTCTGAAGCGTCAAAGAGGTTTTCCACAAGTCCGTTACCCTCACAACATGCATCACCTCCTGGATATTTTAGTTTTTCAGTACCTACTAGGGGACAACCTAGCACTAAACACCCACAAGTTATTAAGTCTTCTCTACACTCACATGCGGGGAAACCGAAAATAAGAGATTCTGATGCCGAGTCTGAAACGTTGAAGAGGTTTTCCACAAGTACGTTACCCTCACAACATACATCACCTCCTGGGTATTTTAGTTTTTCAGTACCTACTAGGGGACAACCTCGCATTACACAGCCACAAGTTATCAAGACTTCTCTACACTCACATGCGGGGAAACCTAAAATTAGAGATTCTGATGCCGAAACACAGCATTTTCCATCAAATTGGTCCCGACCTATCGAAAGTGTTGCAAAAGATAAGCATAAAGTGACAGAATTGTTAAGAAAAAACAAGCCAG GCACTGAGGTTGTTAAGCCACCAGTTAAAAAGCATGTTCTATGGGAAGAGGAATTTCACGCATCTCCCCCACCTGCTAAACCAGTTGGAAGCTCAAAGCATGTAAATTCACCATCTCAAGAGTTTGTTCTACGGGAAGAGGAACCATTTCACGTATCTCTCCCACCTGCTAAACCAGTTGGAAGCTCAAAGCATGTTGAGTCACCAGTTGGAGAGTTTGATCTACCTGAACAGGAATCAGTTCACGTTTCTTCTCCACCTGCCAAAGAAGTTGAATGTTCAAAGGATGGATCTTCATCTAAGGAATATGAGATGTTTGAGAAGGGGCTTCCGGACCATCTTTCTATAAGTGCCACATGGAA GGGAAGCTTTGAGATCATGGGCACAACTCTTATGGATGGGTCATACGAAGGATTACAGGCCCATCCCCCTCGAAAGGTTCATGTAAAAGCAGCCAAGGTTTTTAAGGAAATACCTAGACTGCTGCAATTTAAGCTGCATCCTCGTAGCGATGTTTGTGTTGAGAATTTTAATAGATTATGTCCTACTAAGGATGATATTGCCCTTTATTTTCTCCCTGGAGATGATGAGAG ATCCACAAAGAACTATCATATCCTTTCTGATTTTATCGTATCGAGGGATTTGACCATGCGGAGCTGCTTGAATGATGTCGAGTTGCTGATATTTACCTCAAAAAAGTTGCCTGCGGATTGTCAGA AAATTAATTCGAAGTTCTATCTATGTGGAGTTTTTCGATCTGTGAAGAAGCACCGTCCTTCTCCAGAACCTTCAGCAAAGAGTCTCCCAAACAACTATGATTCTGATGTTGACCAACCGAAGCACCGTCCTTCTAGCAAGCCTTCAGAGATGCGTCAGCACAAAGGGAAAAACTATTCCCAATGCAACAACTATGACTCTGATGCTGACCGAGTGAAGCACCATCCTTCTTCAAAAGCTTCAGAGAAACGTCAGCAGGAAGACAAAGACTATTCCCCGTGCAACAACTATGACTCTAATGCTGACAGAGTGaaacaccatccttccacaaaacctTCAGAGAAGTGTCAGCACAGAGACAAAGACTACTCCCCGTGCAACAACAACGACTTTGATGCTGACCGAGAGAAGCACCATCCTTCCACCAAACCATCAGAAAAGAGTCGGTTGAAAGACAAGAACCACGATACTGATGTTGACATACTGAGTATCATCAGAAGAGACTCAATGGGAACCGATATGGACATCGACATGGTGGGAGGAAAAGATGTCGGGAAAACAGACGAAGTCGTCCTGAAATCAAATTGTGTGGAGAAAAGGGTGCAGTTTGATGTAGAAAGTACGAAAAAAGTGTGTTCGAATGTAATAAATGCATCCAAGAGGTCTGACAATTCAGCAAAACAGCCTATATCAACAATCAAAAAAGAGCAACCTCAATGTGATGCTCCTCCTGGATTCGCGAGTTCAGCTACTGCTGATGCTGCTATCCTGGAACCTCCTGGATTCTCAAGACCAACTACTGCTGATGCTGCTATCCTAAAACCTCCTCCTGGATTCTCGAGACCAGCTACTGCTGACGCTGCTATCTTGGAACCTCCTCCTGGGTTCTCGAGACCAGCTACTGCTGATGCTGCTATCTTGGAACCTCCTCCTGGGTTCTCGAGACCAACTACTGCTGATGCTGCTGTCTTGGAACCTCCTCCTGGGTTCTCGAGACCAACTACCGCTGATGCTGCTATGTCGGAAACTCCTCCTGCATTCTCGAGACAAGCTATACAGGCAGCTTTGTTGGAACCTCCTTTTGGTTTCACCAAGCCTGCCAATGATTTAAGCTCCTTGAAAAGAAAGCGGATTAGTTTGGACGCTTCGACAAGCGACTACTTTCAAGTCTCCCCTGTTCAGCGTCAGAAACACATACAAGTTTCAGATTCTCAAGAGTTTTACTCACAAAATCATCAG CAGGTCATCGATCATTGCCTTGAAACGCAATCGGCCAGCATAGATCATAAGCCAGCTGCAGAAAAGGAGAAGAGTTCTGAATGCAAGATAGATGGGTCACCTAGTAGGATCAACGGAATCTTGAACAAAGTCCCCAAAAAAGAAGATGACTGTTCTGATAGTTTGATGCTGACTCTCCGGTTCGATGATGAAGTAGGGGGATGGCAAGCACATTGA
- the LOC113308312 gene encoding uncharacterized protein LOC113308312 isoform X3, whose amino-acid sequence MGFGRKMPERPEKWSCAACSKSEIMTSVQLPRKTSENLQTKLGSRLISAARSSRSSRDYIKEVQTGKVKYLDVADAVKLSSGEAAATARMGSQTGSSRNLNHITSRKYPASVSEASKRFSTSPLPSQHASPPGYFSFSVPTRGQPSTKHPQVIKSSLHSHAGKPKIRDSDAESETLKRFSTSTLPSQHTSPPGYFSFSVPTRGQPRITQPQVIKTSLHSHAGKPKIRDSDAETQHFPSNWSRPIESVAKDKHKVTELLRKNKPGTEVVKPPVKKHVLWEEEFHASPPPAKPVGSSKHVNSPSQEFVLREEEPFHVSLPPAKPVGSSKHVESPVGEFDLPEQESVHVSSPPAKEVECSKDGSSSKEYEMFEKGLPDHLSISATWKGSFEIMGTTLMDGSYEGLQAHPPRKVHVKAAKVFKEIPRLLQFKLHPRSDVCVENFNRLCPTKDDIALYFLPGDDERSTKNYHILSDFIVSRDLTMRSCLNDVELLIFTSKKLPADCQKINSKFYLCGVFRSVKKHRPSPEPSAKSLPNNYDSDVDQPKHRPSSKPSEMRQHKGKNYSQCNNYDSDADRVKHHPSSKASEKRQQEDKDYSPCNNYDSNADRVKHHPSTKPSEKCQHRDKDYSPCNNNDFDADREKHHPSTKPSEKSRLKDKNHDTDVDILSIIRRDSMGTDMDIDMVGGKDVGKTDEVVLKSNCVEKRVQFDVESTKKVCSNVINASKRSDNSAKQPISTIKKEQPQCDAPPGFASSATADAAILEPPGFSRPTTADAAILKPPPGFSRPATADAAILEPPPGFSRPATADAAILEPPPGFSRPTTADAAVLEPPPGFSRPTTADAAMSETPPAFSRQAIQAALLEPPFGFTKPANDLSSLKRKRISLDASTSDYFQVSPVQRQKHIQVSDSQEFYSQNHQQVIDHCLETQSASIDHKPAAEKEKSSECKIDGSPSRINGILNKVPKKEDDCSDSLMLTLRFDDEVGGWQAH is encoded by the exons ATGGGCTTTGGAAGGAAGATGCCTGAACGTCCAGAAAAATGGTCTTGTGCAGCATGTTCTAAGAGTGAAATCATGACCAGTGTGCAACTTCCGCGTAAAACATCTGAAAATCTTCAAACGAAGTTAGGTTCACGTCTCATTTCTGCTGCACGTTCATCGCGTTCATCaagagattatataaaggaggtTCAGACAGGAAAGGTAAAATACCTTGATGTTGCAGATGCCGTTAAGCTATCAAGCGGAGAGGCAGCTGCTACGGCCAGGATGGGCTCACAGACTGGTTCTTCTAGAAACCTGAATCATATAACCTCAAGAAAATATCCTGCTTCTGTGTCTGAAGCGTCAAAGAGGTTTTCCACAAGTCCGTTACCCTCACAACATGCATCACCTCCTGGATATTTTAGTTTTTCAGTACCTACTAGGGGACAACCTAGCACTAAACACCCACAAGTTATTAAGTCTTCTCTACACTCACATGCGGGGAAACCGAAAATAAGAGATTCTGATGCCGAGTCTGAAACGTTGAAGAGGTTTTCCACAAGTACGTTACCCTCACAACATACATCACCTCCTGGGTATTTTAGTTTTTCAGTACCTACTAGGGGACAACCTCGCATTACACAGCCACAAGTTATCAAGACTTCTCTACACTCACATGCGGGGAAACCTAAAATTAGAGATTCTGATGCCGAAACACAGCATTTTCCATCAAATTGGTCCCGACCTATCGAAAGTGTTGCAAAAGATAAGCATAAAGTGACAGAATTGTTAAGAAAAAACAAGCCAG GCACTGAGGTTGTTAAGCCACCAGTTAAAAAGCATGTTCTATGGGAAGAGGAATTTCACGCATCTCCCCCACCTGCTAAACCAGTTGGAAGCTCAAAGCATGTAAATTCACCATCTCAAGAGTTTGTTCTACGGGAAGAGGAACCATTTCACGTATCTCTCCCACCTGCTAAACCAGTTGGAAGCTCAAAGCATGTTGAGTCACCAGTTGGAGAGTTTGATCTACCTGAACAGGAATCAGTTCACGTTTCTTCTCCACCTGCCAAAGAAGTTGAATGTTCAAAGGATGGATCTTCATCTAAGGAATATGAGATGTTTGAGAAGGGGCTTCCGGACCATCTTTCTATAAGTGCCACATGGAA GGGAAGCTTTGAGATCATGGGCACAACTCTTATGGATGGGTCATACGAAGGATTACAGGCCCATCCCCCTCGAAAGGTTCATGTAAAAGCAGCCAAGGTTTTTAAGGAAATACCTAGACTGCTGCAATTTAAGCTGCATCCTCGTAGCGATGTTTGTGTTGAGAATTTTAATAGATTATGTCCTACTAAGGATGATATTGCCCTTTATTTTCTCCCTGGAGATGATGAGAG ATCCACAAAGAACTATCATATCCTTTCTGATTTTATCGTATCGAGGGATTTGACCATGCGGAGCTGCTTGAATGATGTCGAGTTGCTGATATTTACCTCAAAAAAGTTGCCTGCGGATTGTCAGA AAATTAATTCGAAGTTCTATCTATGTGGAGTTTTTCGATCTGTGAAGAAGCACCGTCCTTCTCCAGAACCTTCAGCAAAGAGTCTCCCAAACAACTATGATTCTGATGTTGACCAACCGAAGCACCGTCCTTCTAGCAAGCCTTCAGAGATGCGTCAGCACAAAGGGAAAAACTATTCCCAATGCAACAACTATGACTCTGATGCTGACCGAGTGAAGCACCATCCTTCTTCAAAAGCTTCAGAGAAACGTCAGCAGGAAGACAAAGACTATTCCCCGTGCAACAACTATGACTCTAATGCTGACAGAGTGaaacaccatccttccacaaaacctTCAGAGAAGTGTCAGCACAGAGACAAAGACTACTCCCCGTGCAACAACAACGACTTTGATGCTGACCGAGAGAAGCACCATCCTTCCACCAAACCATCAGAAAAGAGTCGGTTGAAAGACAAGAACCACGATACTGATGTTGACATACTGAGTATCATCAGAAGAGACTCAATGGGAACCGATATGGACATCGACATGGTGGGAGGAAAAGATGTCGGGAAAACAGACGAAGTCGTCCTGAAATCAAATTGTGTGGAGAAAAGGGTGCAGTTTGATGTAGAAAGTACGAAAAAAGTGTGTTCGAATGTAATAAATGCATCCAAGAGGTCTGACAATTCAGCAAAACAGCCTATATCAACAATCAAAAAAGAGCAACCTCAATGTGATGCTCCTCCTGGATTCGCGAGTTCAGCTACTGCTGATGCTGCTATCCTGGAACCTCCTGGATTCTCAAGACCAACTACTGCTGATGCTGCTATCCTAAAACCTCCTCCTGGATTCTCGAGACCAGCTACTGCTGACGCTGCTATCTTGGAACCTCCTCCTGGGTTCTCGAGACCAGCTACTGCTGATGCTGCTATCTTGGAACCTCCTCCTGGGTTCTCGAGACCAACTACTGCTGATGCTGCTGTCTTGGAACCTCCTCCTGGGTTCTCGAGACCAACTACCGCTGATGCTGCTATGTCGGAAACTCCTCCTGCATTCTCGAGACAAGCTATACAGGCAGCTTTGTTGGAACCTCCTTTTGGTTTCACCAAGCCTGCCAATGATTTAAGCTCCTTGAAAAGAAAGCGGATTAGTTTGGACGCTTCGACAAGCGACTACTTTCAAGTCTCCCCTGTTCAGCGTCAGAAACACATACAAGTTTCAGATTCTCAAGAGTTTTACTCACAAAATCATCAG CAGGTCATCGATCATTGCCTTGAAACGCAATCGGCCAGCATAGATCATAAGCCAGCTGCAGAAAAGGAGAAGAGTTCTGAATGCAAGATAGATGGGTCACCTAGTAGGATCAACGGAATCTTGAACAAAGTCCCCAAAAAAGAAGATGACTGTTCTGATAGTTTGATGCTGACTCTCCGGTTCGATGATGAAGTAGGGGGATGGCAAGCACATTGA
- the LOC113308312 gene encoding uncharacterized protein LOC113308312 isoform X2, whose amino-acid sequence MEEEGHRNIQGPNPNRPCDTCGDARNASLLETCFICKVSKEHIYCMGFGRKMPERPEKWSCAACSKSEIMTSVQLPRKTSENLQTKLGSRLISAARSSRSSRDYIKEVQTGKVKYLDVADAVKLSSGEAAATARMGSQTGSSRNLNHITSRKYPASVSEASKRFSTSPLPSQHASPPGYFSFSVPTRGQPSTKHPQVIKSSLHSHAGKPKIRDSDAESETLKRFSTSTLPSQHTSPPGYFSFSVPTRGQPRITQPQVIKTSLHSHAGKPKIRDSDAETQHFPSNWSRPIESVAKDKHKVTELLRKNKPGTEVVKPPVKKHVLWEEEFHASPPPAKPVGSSKHVNSPSQEFVLREEEPFHVSLPPAKPVGSSKHVESPVGEFDLPEQESVHVSSPPAKEVECSKDGSSSKEYEMFEKGLPDHLSISATWKGSFEIMGTTLMDGSYEGLQAHPPRKVHVKAAKVFKEIPRLLQFKLHPRSDVCVENFNRLCPTKDDIALYFLPGDDERSTKNYHILSDFIVSRDLTMRSCLNDVELLIFTSKKLPADCQKINSKFYLCGVFRSVKKHRPSPEPSAKSLPNNYDSDVDQPKHRPSSKPSEMRQHKGKNYSQCNNYDSDADRVKHHPSSKASEKRQQEDKDYSPCNNYDSNADRVKHHPSTKPSEKCQHRDKDYSPCNNNDFDADREKHHPSTKPSEKSRLKDKNHDTDVDILSIIRRDSMGTDMDIDMVGGKDVGKTDEVVLKSNCVEKRVQFDVESTKKVCSNVINASKRSDNSAKQPISTIKKEQPQCDAPPGFASSATADAAILEPPGFSRPTTADAAILKPPPGFSRPATADAAILEPPPGFSRPATADAAILEPPPGFSRPTTADAAVLEPPPGFSRPTTADAAMSETPPAFSRQAIQAALLEPPFGFTKPANDLSSLKRKRISLDASTSDYFQVSPVQRQKHIQVSDSQEFYSQNHQVIDHCLETQSASIDHKPAAEKEKSSECKIDGSPSRINGILNKVPKKEDDCSDSLMLTLRFDDEVGGWQAH is encoded by the exons atggAAGAAGAGGGTCACAGGAATATCCAAGGACCAAACCCG AATCGACCATGTGATACTTGTGGGGATGCTCGCAATGCAAGCCTTCTAGAAACTTGTTTCATTTGCAAGGTTTCTAAAGAGCATAT CTATTGCATGGGCTTTGGAAGGAAGATGCCTGAACGTCCAGAAAAATGGTCTTGTGCAGCATGTTCTAAGAGTGAAATCATGACCAGTGTGCAACTTCCGCGTAAAACATCTGAAAATCTTCAAACGAAGTTAGGTTCACGTCTCATTTCTGCTGCACGTTCATCGCGTTCATCaagagattatataaaggaggtTCAGACAGGAAAGGTAAAATACCTTGATGTTGCAGATGCCGTTAAGCTATCAAGCGGAGAGGCAGCTGCTACGGCCAGGATGGGCTCACAGACTGGTTCTTCTAGAAACCTGAATCATATAACCTCAAGAAAATATCCTGCTTCTGTGTCTGAAGCGTCAAAGAGGTTTTCCACAAGTCCGTTACCCTCACAACATGCATCACCTCCTGGATATTTTAGTTTTTCAGTACCTACTAGGGGACAACCTAGCACTAAACACCCACAAGTTATTAAGTCTTCTCTACACTCACATGCGGGGAAACCGAAAATAAGAGATTCTGATGCCGAGTCTGAAACGTTGAAGAGGTTTTCCACAAGTACGTTACCCTCACAACATACATCACCTCCTGGGTATTTTAGTTTTTCAGTACCTACTAGGGGACAACCTCGCATTACACAGCCACAAGTTATCAAGACTTCTCTACACTCACATGCGGGGAAACCTAAAATTAGAGATTCTGATGCCGAAACACAGCATTTTCCATCAAATTGGTCCCGACCTATCGAAAGTGTTGCAAAAGATAAGCATAAAGTGACAGAATTGTTAAGAAAAAACAAGCCAG GCACTGAGGTTGTTAAGCCACCAGTTAAAAAGCATGTTCTATGGGAAGAGGAATTTCACGCATCTCCCCCACCTGCTAAACCAGTTGGAAGCTCAAAGCATGTAAATTCACCATCTCAAGAGTTTGTTCTACGGGAAGAGGAACCATTTCACGTATCTCTCCCACCTGCTAAACCAGTTGGAAGCTCAAAGCATGTTGAGTCACCAGTTGGAGAGTTTGATCTACCTGAACAGGAATCAGTTCACGTTTCTTCTCCACCTGCCAAAGAAGTTGAATGTTCAAAGGATGGATCTTCATCTAAGGAATATGAGATGTTTGAGAAGGGGCTTCCGGACCATCTTTCTATAAGTGCCACATGGAA GGGAAGCTTTGAGATCATGGGCACAACTCTTATGGATGGGTCATACGAAGGATTACAGGCCCATCCCCCTCGAAAGGTTCATGTAAAAGCAGCCAAGGTTTTTAAGGAAATACCTAGACTGCTGCAATTTAAGCTGCATCCTCGTAGCGATGTTTGTGTTGAGAATTTTAATAGATTATGTCCTACTAAGGATGATATTGCCCTTTATTTTCTCCCTGGAGATGATGAGAG ATCCACAAAGAACTATCATATCCTTTCTGATTTTATCGTATCGAGGGATTTGACCATGCGGAGCTGCTTGAATGATGTCGAGTTGCTGATATTTACCTCAAAAAAGTTGCCTGCGGATTGTCAGA AAATTAATTCGAAGTTCTATCTATGTGGAGTTTTTCGATCTGTGAAGAAGCACCGTCCTTCTCCAGAACCTTCAGCAAAGAGTCTCCCAAACAACTATGATTCTGATGTTGACCAACCGAAGCACCGTCCTTCTAGCAAGCCTTCAGAGATGCGTCAGCACAAAGGGAAAAACTATTCCCAATGCAACAACTATGACTCTGATGCTGACCGAGTGAAGCACCATCCTTCTTCAAAAGCTTCAGAGAAACGTCAGCAGGAAGACAAAGACTATTCCCCGTGCAACAACTATGACTCTAATGCTGACAGAGTGaaacaccatccttccacaaaacctTCAGAGAAGTGTCAGCACAGAGACAAAGACTACTCCCCGTGCAACAACAACGACTTTGATGCTGACCGAGAGAAGCACCATCCTTCCACCAAACCATCAGAAAAGAGTCGGTTGAAAGACAAGAACCACGATACTGATGTTGACATACTGAGTATCATCAGAAGAGACTCAATGGGAACCGATATGGACATCGACATGGTGGGAGGAAAAGATGTCGGGAAAACAGACGAAGTCGTCCTGAAATCAAATTGTGTGGAGAAAAGGGTGCAGTTTGATGTAGAAAGTACGAAAAAAGTGTGTTCGAATGTAATAAATGCATCCAAGAGGTCTGACAATTCAGCAAAACAGCCTATATCAACAATCAAAAAAGAGCAACCTCAATGTGATGCTCCTCCTGGATTCGCGAGTTCAGCTACTGCTGATGCTGCTATCCTGGAACCTCCTGGATTCTCAAGACCAACTACTGCTGATGCTGCTATCCTAAAACCTCCTCCTGGATTCTCGAGACCAGCTACTGCTGACGCTGCTATCTTGGAACCTCCTCCTGGGTTCTCGAGACCAGCTACTGCTGATGCTGCTATCTTGGAACCTCCTCCTGGGTTCTCGAGACCAACTACTGCTGATGCTGCTGTCTTGGAACCTCCTCCTGGGTTCTCGAGACCAACTACCGCTGATGCTGCTATGTCGGAAACTCCTCCTGCATTCTCGAGACAAGCTATACAGGCAGCTTTGTTGGAACCTCCTTTTGGTTTCACCAAGCCTGCCAATGATTTAAGCTCCTTGAAAAGAAAGCGGATTAGTTTGGACGCTTCGACAAGCGACTACTTTCAAGTCTCCCCTGTTCAGCGTCAGAAACACATACAAGTTTCAGATTCTCAAGAGTTTTACTCACAAAATCATCAG GTCATCGATCATTGCCTTGAAACGCAATCGGCCAGCATAGATCATAAGCCAGCTGCAGAAAAGGAGAAGAGTTCTGAATGCAAGATAGATGGGTCACCTAGTAGGATCAACGGAATCTTGAACAAAGTCCCCAAAAAAGAAGATGACTGTTCTGATAGTTTGATGCTGACTCTCCGGTTCGATGATGAAGTAGGGGGATGGCAAGCACATTGA